The genomic region CCGAACGATTGATCAATCTTGCCGCCCTGAAAGTAGATGCCACGGCAATTCTTCAGCGCGATCGGTGTTGCGGTTGTGTTCTCCCATCGGCAATCATTCAGATAAATATTGTTGGGAGCAACGCTGCCTGCTCCCACATCTTTAAATATTGACAAAGCGGCACCCGTCATCACAGGGGCGCCGAGTTTGCCGACTCTGTGAAAAACCAAACGAGACAGGGTGATGTCCTGAGAATTTAGGATGCGGAGTGCGGTAGAAGGTGATGTTCCATCTTTTCCATAGAAGGTAACATCCTCGATGAGGCTCTCATGTGCACCACGAATGCTCAGCATGGCGCCCGTGCCCAGGTCACCGGCCCTCAGCTGCAACCGTTCCATCACGATGCCGGTACCGTTGAGTTCGTATTTCCACGCTCTCAAACCGTCGGCATCTGCCGGCATATCTTGAAAACTGATGAGAGAGAAATTTTTTCGGGCGCCGGTAACTCTCATGCCCCGATTGATGAATAGTGTCTTCGTAACCTTGTAGGTGCCGGGCGGGAAGTGGACCGTGACTAGATCTTTTCGGCCCGGATGAGTGGGAGGTGGGTCGGCTGGCGGGTTCATCTGGTCGTCGACAGCATCGAATCGCCGTGCTGCATTGAGTGCAGCCTGGATGGAGTCCGAGTCATCCCTGCTGTTGTCACCTTTCGCGCCCCACCATTTGACGCTGAGGGGTTCTGCGCTTTCTACAACGCGCAACCAGCGGCCGGGGCCGAAGGCCGGCTGAAAAGCGAGCCCCTGGTCAGCCTCCATTGTGGAGGTCGGATCATATCGAAAGGTGCCGCCACTTCCGTCGCCGGTCTGATGATATCCGAGGCACAGAATCGTTTTGTACTGGGTAACATCGACCGCAGGAATATCAGCCACCGTATCAACGATGACCATCGAGGTGCTGCTATATGCTGCCATATTCACGCTCCGCATTGGCACGATTGGCGAGGCAGTCCAACGGACCTGTTCCTGGCCTTGCGGATGCAGGGTAGCAGAGACGATGTAAGCCTGATTGCGGGTCATGTCGCCGCATTGCTGCCGCATCACCGCACTTGCCGTGACCTCGCCACTTGACCAGCCGGGCTCGACGCGGTCTTAGTATGGCCCGAGCGCGGGAGCGTGGCCGGAAGACGCCGCGCCTGGCGCCGCGGTCGGTACCGGCCGGTGGCGATCGCGGTGAGGAACTGCGACGACTGCCGGTCTGACACCCATAGCGGACGCTGACGAGGAACGAAGACGGCATGTCACTGGGGCTGAACGCCGGCCGCCGCCGCGAAAAGCGGCGCCGGCGGATGATGATGCTGAAATGGCTGGCGGGGCTGGCGATCATTGCCGGTGCGGGCGCCTATGCCTATCGCACCGGCGCGATGCTGGCCGAAGGCGAGGTCCGGCGACTGGAACAGTCCGTCGCCGACCTGAATGTCAGGCTTTCGGAACTGGGCGCCGAGAATGCCCGCCTGCGCGAAGCGCGCGAAAGCGCGCTGATCGAGGTGGAACAGTGGCGCCAGCGCTATCAGAAGGATGTCCCGACGGGGCAGCTGGCCGAGATCCTGACCCGTGTGCAAAGCCGGATGGCCGACGGGGTGAAGCCCGAGCGGCTGAATTTCGTGATCGGCGCGGTCAGCAACGAGCGGCGCTGCGAGGGCGGCCCGGTCACCAAACGTTTCATTCTGCCGACCCCGCTTTCCACCGGCAGCAATGACGCGGTGACCTTCGCCGACGGGCTGATCACCGTCACCGGCCGGGGCGAGACCTCGGTCAACGACAAGGGCGACCGCGAGGCCTGGTTCGATCCGTCGCAGCCGGTGACGCTGCGCTTCATCGAGATCGGCGGCCGGGCGACCGAGGCGACGGGCACGCTGCCCTTGCAGCACAGCATGGTCATCGGCGACCGCGAATACCGCTTCGCCATCCGGGCCAGCAATCGCAGCTTCGTCGAGGTGTCGTCGGACGTCTGCGCCTATCCCTGAATGCCGACGCTGAACGGGGGCCCGGAACCCCGGTCCGCCGCCCGCCCCGCCGTCATCGAACGATCATGCCGCGGTCATGGGGGCGACATCTCGCCGGGGCATCCTCTGCCCCGGCTTCCGCGGCGGCCCGATGGTCGGGCGGAAGCGGCGATTGCATTCACGGAAAGGCCGACCTTTGCCCCGGGCTCGCCCCCGGGGCATTTTTTTGCGTCGCCACCGGCTTCCGGGAGGCTTGCTCCGGATCAGGGGGCATGCCAACGTCTCGGCCCAGAGCTGATATCTGACCGGTTCCGGAGACGAGAGGATGATCCGCACGGGTTGGCGGCCGCTGACGGCCGCAGATCTCGACCGTTTGAACGAGATTGCCGATGCGGTGCATCTCGATTTCCCGGAACGTGCAGAGGTTCCGGCCGAGCGGCTGCGCCTGTTTCCGGCCGGCTGCTTCGCCGCGATCGCCGACGACCGGATGATCGGTTATGCGGTGACCCATCCCTGGATCGACGGCCGGCCGCCGGCATTGGACAGCCTGCTGGGCGCGATCCCCGGCGACGCCGACTGCCTGTATATTCACGACGTGGCCCTGCTGCCCGCGGCGCGGGGGCGGGGGCTCGCCCGGCAGCTGGTTGGGATGCTGGACCGGCTGGCCCGCGATCATGGCCTGCCGCGTCTGACATTGACGGCGGTCGGCGGATCGGCACCCGGATGGGCCGCGATGGGTTTCAGGGCGCGTGACGTGGCGCCGGGCTCGCCGCTTGCCGTGAAGCTCGCCAGTTATGAAGCCGATGCCCGCTATATGACCCGGGAGCCGGACACCCATGGATGACCGCCTGATCGCCATCGAAGAACGCATGGCCCATCTGGAGCGCATGCTGGACGAGGCCTCGGCCGAGATCCTGCGCCAGGACCGGCTGATCGACGGGCTGGTCCGGCGGATCCAGCGGCTTGAAAACCGGCTTGCCGAGCTTGCGTCCGGCATTGATGACGGGCCGGAGCCGGGCGCCTCCTTCATCCCCTGATACATACCCCGATCCACAGATCGATCGGGGGCGGGCAAATTTTTGTCGGGTCATCGGGGCGCGGCGGAATGCCGCAGTGCTGCCGGATTTCCGTGGCCTGCGCGGGGGCCGGCCCGGCCGGCGGTGTGGCCGCACGGCGATTTCTTCTTGAAGCCTGCGTGTCCGGGCAACAAGTGATTCATATCGGAGCCTGAATGAACCCGCATCGCTCCGGTCCGGATGGCATACGGCAGGGCCGTTCGGGAACCGATCGCGGCTCTGAACCGCGACATGCGCGATAGACCTTCACGTCTGCCGTCGTTCGGCGATCAGGGTGACCCTTATCCGGCCGCATGGGCCGGTCGATCCGACGTCGGCGGACGCGAACCAGACGCAAGGGCTCTGGCTGGCCCCCGCGGCAATCGCTTCAACGGACGGGAAGGGCGATCATGGAGCAGCCCAAAACCTCTTTCGCCAGTCTGATCGAGAAGGACCGCGAGGAACGCACCTCGCAGGAATGGTCCGGCACTTTTCTGGAATACCTGGAAAAGGTCCGGGACAATCCCGAGATCACCAAACTGGCGCATGCCCGCATTTACGACATGATCATGAGCAAGGGCGTGGATCTGGTCGGCGGTGCCGACGACCCGCGCCTGCAGCGCCTGTTCGGAGACGAGCCGGTGAAGACCTACCGGTTCTTCTCCGACGAGTTCTTCGGCATGGAACGCACCATCCAGCAGTTCGTGCGCTATTTCCATTCCGCCGCCCTGCAGGGCGAGGAAAGCCGGCAGGTGCTCTATCTGATGGGCCCGGTCGGTTCGGGGAAAAGTTCGCTGGTCGAACGGCTGGAACGCGGGCTGGAGGAAGCCCCGCCCATCTACGCCATCGACGGCTGCCCGATCCGCGAGGAGCCGTTGCATCTGATTCCCCGCCATCTGCGCCGGGAATTCGAGAAGATGCTCAACGTCCGCATCGACGGCGATCTCTGCCCGATCTGCCGCTGGCGGCTGAAGGAGGAGTTCAACGGCCGGTATGAAGAGATGCCGGTCAGAACCGTTTCGATTTCCAAGCGCGCCCGGCGCGGCATCGCGGTCGTGCCGCCGGTCGATCCCAACAACCAGGACACGTCGGTCCTGATCGGGTCTGAAGACATCTCGAAACTCGATCGCTTCTCCGAGGGAGATCCGCGGGTTCTGGACCTGAACGGCGCCTTCGACGCCGGCAATCGTGGCATCGTCGAGTTCATCGAGGTCTTCAAGAACGAGACCGAATATCTCCACGCCATCCTGACTGCGACCCAGGAGAAATTCGTGCCCGCCCCCGGGCGGCACGGCACGGTCTATGTCGACGAATGCATCGTCGCCCACTCGAACGAGGCCGAGTGGCAGAAGTTCAAATCCGACCACACCAACGAGGCGATCCTGGATCGTATCGTGATGATCCGGGTGCCCTACAATCTCAGGCTCTCGGAAGAGGTGAAGATCTATTCGAAGATCCTGGGCAAATCGGGCTATCGCCATCACATCGCGCCGCACACGCTGGAAGTGGCTGCGATGTTCGCAATCCTGTCGCGGCTGGCGCCGACGCCCAAATGCGATCTGATGACCAAGCTCAGGCTTTATAACGGCGAGGAGGTGGTCGAGAAGGGCCGGGCGAAGAAGATCGATGTCGACGAACTGCGCGACGAGGCGATTTCCGAAGGCATGAGCGGCATTTCCACCCGTTTCATCGTCAAGGCGGTGGACAATGCCCTTGCCGACAGCCCCGACGGCATCACGCCGATCCATATCCGCGAGGCGCTGATCGCCATGGTCAAGGGCAGCGAAATGCCCGACGACCGGCGTAAGCACTATCTGGAGCTGCTGCAGGACACCATCCACAAGGCCTATCTGGAGATCCTGGAGAAAGAGATCACCCGCGCCTTCGTGTATGCCTATGAAGAGCAGGCCGAGACCCTGTTCCAGAACTATCTCGATCATGCCGAAGCCTATATCAACCGCACCAAGGTCAAGGACCGCAACACGCGGGAGGAGCTGCAGCCCGACGAGGCTTTCCTGAAGTCGATCGAAGAGCAGATCGCGATCATCGGCACCGCGGCCGAAGGCTTCCGGCAGGAGGTCATCGCCTATCTCTGGGCAGCCACGCGCCGCGGCGAGAAGGTGCATTACTCGTCCTATGAGCCGCTCAAGGATGCGATCGAGCGCAAGCTGACCAATTCCGTGCGCGACATCAGCCGCATCATCACCAAGGCCCGGACCCGCGACGAGGATCAGCGGGAGAAGTACGACCAGCTGGTCAAGAACCTGCTGGGCAATGGCTACAACAGCTATTCGGCCGACGTGGTGCTGAAATACGCCGCCAACAATCTCTGGAAGGATTGAGGCGGGCGGCGGTCCGATCCAGCAGATCGCGGCCGGCCGGCGGGCCCGTTCCGGGCGTCGCCGGCCGATCGCGGCAGCAGAGGGATGGCAGAGCTGCATGGCGACGATTTTCCGGGACTATGCCCAGAGCGAAGGCCTGCGCAGTGACCGCAGCGCCGGTGACCGTCAGCGGCATCGCGACAAGGTCCGCCGGGCAATCCGCGACAATATCGCCGATCTGGTCGCCGAGGAGGCGATCATCGGCCAGTCGCGGGAGAAGACGATCAAGGTGCCGATCCGCGGCATCAAGGAATACCGCTTCATCTTCGGTGACAACCAGGGCGGCGTCGGCCAGGGCGATGGTGATACCGCCGAAGGCCAGGTGGTCGGCAAGGCCGGTGACGGCCAGGGAAAGCCCGGCCAGGGCCCCGCCGGCGACCAGGCCGGCCGCGACGTCTACGAGACCGAGATCACGCTCGACGAGCTGATCCAGATCATGTTCGAGGATCTGGAGCTGCCCGACATGGAGCGGCGCAAGCTGCGCGAGGTGATTTCGGAGCGCACCCACCGCCGCAAGGGCTATCGCAAGAGCGGCATCCGCGTTCACATGTCGAAACGGCGGACGGCGATTGCCCGCGTTCGCCGGCGGATGGCGACCGGCACACCGCCCGTCTCGGATCCTGATCTCGATGCAGCCGAGGACGCCGAAGACGAGCTGCCGGAGGATGAGATGGCGGAGGATGAGATGACGGGTAACGACGGTGCGGCCGTCGCCGGTACCCGCTTCCGCTTCCGCAAGGACGATCTGCGCTATCACCGCATCCGCCCGCAGGTGGAGCCTGAAAGCAATGCCGTGGTGATCTGTATCATGGATACCTCGGGCTCCATGGATACGATGAAGAAGTATCTGGCGCGGAGTTTCTTCTTCATGCTCTATCAGTTCGTGCGCACCAAATACGACACGGTCGAAATCGTGTTCGTTGCTCATGATGCGGTGGCGCGCGAGGTGAACGAGCATGATTTCTTCCATCGTGGCGAAAGTGGCGGCACGCTGATTTCCAGCGGCTATGAAAAGGCCCTGGAGATCATTCGCGAGCGCTATCATCCGTCGCTGTGGAACATCTATTCCTTCCACTGTTCGGATGGCGACAACTTCCCATCGGACAATGACCGGACGGTCGCGGCTGCGAACGAGCTGTGCGAGGTGTCGAACCTGTTCGGCTATGGCGAGATCAAACCCAATGCCTGGCGGTTTCGCGATGCCACGATGCTGGACGTCTTCCGCCGCGTGACCGCGCCGAATTTCCACATGCTGTCGATCGAGCGGAAGGAGGATGTCTGGCCGGCCTTCCGGGCTTTCCTGACCAAGGAGAAACGCCCGGAGGAGGCACCGGCCGAGGCGGCGGCGGGCGCCTGATGGCGCATCCGCCATGCCGCGCCTCGTTGTTCCTCGTCTCGTCGGACATGACCGGGAGGGCCTGCCCCCATGGGCATGAGCTGGACCATGCGCGATCTGGAAGAATGGGATGCGCGCATCCGCGACAAGGTCGCGGAATACGAACTCGATTGCTATGATCAGGAATTCGAGATCTGCGACCGTGACCAGATGATCGGCTTCATGGCCTATCACGGCATGCCGTCGCACTATCCGCACTGGTCGTTCGGCAAATCCTATGAACGCCAGCGCACGCTCAACGACCTGGGCGTGGCCGGCCTGCCCTATGAAATGGTGATCAACAGCAGTCCGAGCATCGCCTATCTGATGCGCGACAACTCGCTGTGCCTGCAGATCCTGACCATGGCCCATGTCTATGGCCATAACGACTTCTTCAAAAACAATTTTTACTTCGCCCGCGGCACCCGCGCGGAACTGATCCTGGGCCAGGTGAAGATGCATGCCGATCGGGTGCGCAGCTATGTCGAGGATCCCTCGATCGGGCTGGAGGCGGTGGAGAAGGTTCTGGATGCCGCCCATGCGCTGTCGTTCAACATCGGCCGCAACCCGGCCGTGCCGCGGCTGTCGCCGGCCGAACAGCGCGCCCGGGCGCTGGACCGGGCGACGGGCACACCCGACCCCTATGCTGCGATCCATGCCCGCAAACGTCCGGACGAGGCGGCGACAAACGCCGATCTGGAACGGCTGCCGCTGGATCCGGACCCCGACCTGCTGCTGTTCATTCGCGACCACGGCGCCTATCTGGCCGACTGGCAGCGCGATCTGATCGGTATCGTGGACGAAGAAGCGCGCTACTTTCTGCCCCAGATGGAAACCAAGATCATGAACGAGGGCTGGGCCAGCTTCTGGCATCGCGCGATCATGAACACGCTGGGGCTGCCGCCCGACATCCACATGGAATTCCTGGTCCGCCACAATCAGGTGGTGCGGCGCATCCCGGGCGACGTGAACCCCTATTGCCTGGGGCTCGCGATCTGGGACAGGCTGGTGGCCGAGGAAGAGGGGGCCTGGGATCCGCGGCGCGGCCTGCCGGCAGCGCCTGCGGCTGCCACCCGGCAGAAGCTGTTCCAGATCCGCGAAAGCGAGCGGGATGCCAGCTTCCTGCGGCGCTTCCTGGACGAGGAGCTGATGCGCGATCAGGACCTGTTCGCCTATGAACCGCGCGGCAATGATCTGGTGGTGGCGAAAGTGTCGAATGAAAGCGGCTGGCGCGAGGTGCGCGACCGGCTGATCCGCCAGACCGGCACCAATGCCATGCCGATGATCCGGGTGCTCGACGGCGATTACGGCCGCAGCCGCGGGCTGCTGCTGGAACACGTCCATGACGGCCGGGATCTGCAGCTGGGCTATGCGGAGAAGACCCTGGATCACGTCTACACACTTTGGGGTCGAGAGGTGCACCTCAAGACAACGGTGAATCGCGAGACGGTGATTCTAAGTCGCGGAACGGATGGGTTCCGCACGAGGGTGGTTCGCGACGAGTGACCTTATGTTGACAAGCTGCATCATTGGTGGTTGAGTCCATCGTCGACTTCGCTCCGACAGCGAACAAGAACACCGGGAAAGCGATCAGGACGGGCCCGATGGTGTCTTCATCACCATGGGGCCCGATACCGTGGTCGAAGCGGCGTAACCGTCTCCGGCGATGGCCGGAGGGGGTGGCGGGTCAAGAGGTTCGACGACGTGGCCTGGGGAGGCGTGCAGTTTTCGCGCGAGCCGTCAGAGACCGGCATGCCCGCCGATGCGGGGCAGCCGGAGGGGGCATCTGTGTCTCCGGTTCTGCCTGCGCCGCCGGTTCTGACCTTGCCGGCCACCGCCTGTGCCGGGCTTGAGCCCGCACTCATCGCCGCGGCCCTGTTGTTTGCGGGCGTCGGCATCTGCGCAGGTCTTCATCTGAGCGGTATCGTGCAGCTGCCCGGGGCGGCCCTTGGCGGCGGCCTTCTGTTGCTTGCGGTCGCCGGTGCGCTGGTCGCGGGCGGGCTGTGGTGGCGCTTCAGGCGGATCTCGGCGTCGCCGCACCATCTGATCGACGGAACCGGGCTTCTCTGGGATCGGACGAATGACGGCGTGGTCCTGTTCGATGCCGCGGCGCGGGTGATCGGATGGAATGGCGGCGCCGCCCGGATGACCGGGCTGGATGCCGGCCGGGTGGGGGGCTACACCATCCATCATGTTCTGGCGGGCGAGGATCTGCCGCGGCGGCTGGAGGCGATCCGGGATCAGGTGATGGAGACCGGCAGCTGGCGCGGTGCCCTGGATTTCCGCCGTCCCGACGGCGCGATCGGGCGGTGCGAGACCCTGGTCATGCGTCTCGCCTCGCCCCAGAGCGGCGGCGCCGTGTCGATGATCGCGATTGCGCGCGACGTTACCGACCAGACCGAGGCGGAGCGGGCGGCCGATCTGAGGGACCGGCGGCTGAAGGCCCTGATCGAGAACGTGCTGGACGTGGTCCTGGTGCTGGAGCGCGACGGCAGCGTCGCCTTTGCGAGCCCCAGCACGCGGCGGGTTCTGGGGCGGGCACCGGGAGAGGTGGCGGGGACCGCCTTTGCAGCACTGCTCCATCCCGAGGATCGCAGCCGTGTCGCCGAAGTCTATCGCGCGGCTCTTGCAGACCCTGGTGTGACCGCCGTTCTGGAATTCCGCCTCCGGCATTCGCTGGGGCACTGGGTGACGGTGGAGGCGATCGGCCGCAGCCGGATCGAAGATCCGGCGGTGGGCGGTGTGGTGGTCAATCTGCGGGATGTGACCGGCCGCAAGCGGGTGGAAGTGGCGCTCAGGGCCGCCAAGGAACAGGCTGAGTCGGCCAACCGGATCAAGTCGCAGTTCCTGGCCAATATCAGCCACGAGCTGCGCACCCCGCTGAATGCGGTGATCGGATTTTCAGAAGTTCTGACGGCGGGTTATGCCGGAGACCTCAGCGCCAAGCAGAGGGAATATGTCGAGGATATCCGGGTATCGGGCCAGCATCTGCTGTCGCTGATCAACGATATTCTGGACCTGTCGAAGGCCGAGGCCGGCAAGCTGGAACTGGTCGAGGAACAGGTCGTGGTCGATGCGCTGATCGGCCAGGCGGTCGGCATGCTGCGGGAACGGGCCGAGGTGGCAGGCATCAGCGTGTGTTCCGAGGTTCTGCCGGGGCTGCCCGTGCTTTCCGGCGACGGCCGCAAGATCAAGCAGATCGTGCTCAACCTTCTGTCCAATGCGATCAAGTTCACGCCTGCCGGCGGGCGGGTCACGATAACGGTCGGCCGCGGCAGCGATGGCGGGTTGCGCATCGTGGTGGCGGATACCGGGATCGGCATGTCGCGCGACGAGCTGGATGTGGCGCTGGAGGCCTTCGGTCAGGTCGACAGCAAGCTGAACCGGCGGTTCGACGGCACCGGGCTGGGCCTGCCGCTGGCCCGGATGCTGGCCGAACTCCATGGCGGTTCGCTGACACTCGACAGCGAAAAGAACATCGGCACCACGGCGACACTGCTGCTGCCGGCCGCGCGATTGGGCGGTGCCGTCGGGTTGGGAGCCGCTGCCGGCGGCTGCCCGCCGGATCGTGCAGCGGCGGGACCGTCCTGATATCGGCCGCGTCCGGCGTCAGCCGGTCAGCAGATCAGGATGGCGGCGATAGGTCCAGACCGAGGCCGGCCAGAGATTGAACGGTATGAAACGCGTGCGACGGCCGTCTACCCGGGTCCGGTCGAAGGGCACCGGGCTGTCATACCAGTAGGTGAACTGAACGAAGCGGCCGGCGGCCGGTCGGGCGAGGTCGAGCGCGTCTTCCAGCAGCCGTGTCCGCAGGGCATCGGGCCGGCCACGGAGCGGCAGGCCCGAGACCACGCCTGCAATCTGCGGTTCGGCACCGCCGCCGATTTCGGTGGTGATCAGCCGGCGCATGTCGAAGGCCGAGCCGTTGAGCACGGTGGCCTGCGGGAACATGCGGCGGACATGGTCGGCGAAGCTGGGGTTGAGTTCGATCAGGATCAGGCGGTCTTCCGGAATGCCGCGGTCGAGCAGCGCCCGGGTCACGACGCCCGTGCCGGGGCCCAGTTCGACCACCGGCCCGTCGGCCGCGGGGTCGATCTCGGCGGCCATGGCGGCGGCGAGGGCGCGGCTCGAAGGTTGCTGGGCTCCCGTGCGGAGAGGGGCGCGCAGGAATTCACGCAGAAAGAGGCTGTCTGCCATATGTCGCCATCCGTTCATGCGCGCGCGCCCCGCGGCTGGAACGGCCCGACCGGGGCGGGTGCTGGTTCATCTGAAACGTCATCTTCTTTTATAGGAAGCCGACGGATGCACCCGGGTGATAAGGCGAGGACAACTGCATGGCCTTGTTGGGACATGCAGTGCCGTGCACGGAAGAAGCACATCCGCCTTCATCATAGACATGAAGCTGATCTGCGATCCATGGTTGATGAGATCATGGTGCCGGCCCCCGCCGTGCCCTGCGATCGAGGGTCAGTGAAAATCACGCGATCGCAGGCGGATCTGGCCGGCGGGCGCGGTTGTCGTCGGCGCGGTCGCGTCCAGCCGGATGCCGAGGGCCGCCAGATGTTCGGCCGCGGCCCGGTCGTCGGCACGTCCGACCGCGGCGGTCAGCATCGGCTCGGCATCGGCCAGGGTTTCGACCAGCAGATGGATGATCTGCCCCGATCGCTCCAGCCGGCCGCGCGCGGTGAGCACCCGGCCGGTATGAACCAGGACGCGATGGCGATCACGAATGTCGGGCCGAACGATCAGATTGGCATAGCCGGTTTCATCTTCCAGCGTGATGAACACGATGCCCTTGGCGGTGCCCGGCCGCTGGCGGGTGGTGACCAGCCCGGTCACCGATATGCGCCGCCCGCTGGTGATGCCGCCGAGCGCCGAAACCGGTACCACGCCGCTGCGGTCCAGCTCGGCGCGGATCAGGGTAATCGGATGGCGGCGAAGGGTGAGGCCGGTCGAGGCATAATCCTCGACCATCGCCCGTGCCGCCGGCGTCGGCGGCAGAGGAGCCGGCGCCTCTGCCGGCCTGCCGCCATCATCCAGCCCGGCGAACAGCGGCAGGGCTGCCCCCGCCTCCATCCGTCGCAGCGCCCAGAGCGCCCGGCGCCGATCCAGCCCCATGCCACGGAAACCGTCGGCTTCGGCGATGCGCATCAGGGCAACTGGTGCCACCCCCGCCAGCCGGGTGACGGCGGCCGGGCTGTCATAGCCGTCGGGCGGTCGCCGCTCGGCGATTCGCCGCCCATCTGCTTCCGCAAGCCCCTTCACCAGACGGAAGCCCAGGCGTAGCGCCGGCAGACCTGCCGCACCGGCGGCGGTGGTGGTCGGCTCCAGCGTGCAATCCCAATCGCTGCGGGCGATGTCGACCGCCCGGATCTCCACCCCATGGGCTGCGGCATCGCGCACCAGCTGGGCCGGTGCATAGAAGCCCATGGGCTGGCTGTTGAGCAGCCCGCAGGTAAAGGCCGCCGGGTGATGGCATTTCATCCAGGCCGAGACATAGACGATCAGGGCAAAACTGGCGGCATGGCTTTCCGGAAAGCCGTACTCGCCGAAGCCTTCGATCTGGCGGAAGCAGCGCTCGGCAAAGTCGCGGTCATAGCCGCGGGCGACCATCCCTGAGACCAGCTTGTCGTGGAAACGGTTCACCGATCCGGTGCGGCGGAAGGCGGCCATGGCCCGGCGCAGTTCGTCGGCTTCTTCGCCGGTGAAGCCGCCGGCGACCATGGCGATGCGCATCGCCTGTTCCTGGAACAGCGGCACGCCCATGGTCCGCTGCAGCACCGCCTTCAACTCGTCCGACGGATAGTCCACCGGCTCCAGCCCGTCGCGCCGGCGCAGATAGGGGTGAACCATGTCGCCCTGAATGGGCCCCGGCCGGACGATCGCC from Tistrella mobilis harbors:
- a CDS encoding glycosyl hydrolase family 28-related protein, whose product is MTRNQAYIVSATLHPQGQEQVRWTASPIVPMRSVNMAAYSSTSMVIVDTVADIPAVDVTQYKTILCLGYHQTGDGSGGTFRYDPTSTMEADQGLAFQPAFGPGRWLRVVESAEPLSVKWWGAKGDNSRDDSDSIQAALNAARRFDAVDDQMNPPADPPPTHPGRKDLVTVHFPPGTYKVTKTLFINRGMRVTGARKNFSLISFQDMPADADGLRAWKYELNGTGIVMERLQLRAGDLGTGAMLSIRGAHESLIEDVTFYGKDGTSPSTALRILNSQDITLSRLVFHRVGKLGAPVMTGAALSIFKDVGAGSVAPNNIYLNDCRWENTTATPIALKNCRGIYFQGGKIDQSFGSEVEDNAPGFYLEDATGTEVHRFFIGGIKGPVAHLIGYSNLLMADTRMGPGLYDAFFTGDPAYGDPSESGFLPGRILTPQITLRNCTVDLSALNVTSRVASVFKIPLKDYRQYTGLAIAAVSYDPGTDTTRADVMTGPGWSSSVDSVRVRPRSYL
- a CDS encoding ATP-binding protein, whose amino-acid sequence is MSPVLPAPPVLTLPATACAGLEPALIAAALLFAGVGICAGLHLSGIVQLPGAALGGGLLLLAVAGALVAGGLWWRFRRISASPHHLIDGTGLLWDRTNDGVVLFDAAARVIGWNGGAARMTGLDAGRVGGYTIHHVLAGEDLPRRLEAIRDQVMETGSWRGALDFRRPDGAIGRCETLVMRLASPQSGGAVSMIAIARDVTDQTEAERAADLRDRRLKALIENVLDVVLVLERDGSVAFASPSTRRVLGRAPGEVAGTAFAALLHPEDRSRVAEVYRAALADPGVTAVLEFRLRHSLGHWVTVEAIGRSRIEDPAVGGVVVNLRDVTGRKRVEVALRAAKEQAESANRIKSQFLANISHELRTPLNAVIGFSEVLTAGYAGDLSAKQREYVEDIRVSGQHLLSLINDILDLSKAEAGKLELVEEQVVVDALIGQAVGMLRERAEVAGISVCSEVLPGLPVLSGDGRKIKQIVLNLLSNAIKFTPAGGRVTITVGRGSDGGLRIVVADTGIGMSRDELDVALEAFGQVDSKLNRRFDGTGLGLPLARMLAELHGGSLTLDSEKNIGTTATLLLPAARLGGAVGLGAAAGGCPPDRAAAGPS
- a CDS encoding SpoVR family protein encodes the protein MGMSWTMRDLEEWDARIRDKVAEYELDCYDQEFEICDRDQMIGFMAYHGMPSHYPHWSFGKSYERQRTLNDLGVAGLPYEMVINSSPSIAYLMRDNSLCLQILTMAHVYGHNDFFKNNFYFARGTRAELILGQVKMHADRVRSYVEDPSIGLEAVEKVLDAAHALSFNIGRNPAVPRLSPAEQRARALDRATGTPDPYAAIHARKRPDEAATNADLERLPLDPDPDLLLFIRDHGAYLADWQRDLIGIVDEEARYFLPQMETKIMNEGWASFWHRAIMNTLGLPPDIHMEFLVRHNQVVRRIPGDVNPYCLGLAIWDRLVAEEEGAWDPRRGLPAAPAAATRQKLFQIRESERDASFLRRFLDEELMRDQDLFAYEPRGNDLVVAKVSNESGWREVRDRLIRQTGTNAMPMIRVLDGDYGRSRGLLLEHVHDGRDLQLGYAEKTLDHVYTLWGREVHLKTTVNRETVILSRGTDGFRTRVVRDE
- a CDS encoding SlyX family protein, yielding MDDRLIAIEERMAHLERMLDEASAEILRQDRLIDGLVRRIQRLENRLAELASGIDDGPEPGASFIP
- a CDS encoding YeaH/YhbH family protein — translated: MATIFRDYAQSEGLRSDRSAGDRQRHRDKVRRAIRDNIADLVAEEAIIGQSREKTIKVPIRGIKEYRFIFGDNQGGVGQGDGDTAEGQVVGKAGDGQGKPGQGPAGDQAGRDVYETEITLDELIQIMFEDLELPDMERRKLREVISERTHRRKGYRKSGIRVHMSKRRTAIARVRRRMATGTPPVSDPDLDAAEDAEDELPEDEMAEDEMTGNDGAAVAGTRFRFRKDDLRYHRIRPQVEPESNAVVICIMDTSGSMDTMKKYLARSFFFMLYQFVRTKYDTVEIVFVAHDAVAREVNEHDFFHRGESGGTLISSGYEKALEIIRERYHPSLWNIYSFHCSDGDNFPSDNDRTVAAANELCEVSNLFGYGEIKPNAWRFRDATMLDVFRRVTAPNFHMLSIERKEDVWPAFRAFLTKEKRPEEAPAEAAAGA
- a CDS encoding GNAT family N-acetyltransferase; this encodes MIRTGWRPLTAADLDRLNEIADAVHLDFPERAEVPAERLRLFPAGCFAAIADDRMIGYAVTHPWIDGRPPALDSLLGAIPGDADCLYIHDVALLPAARGRGLARQLVGMLDRLARDHGLPRLTLTAVGGSAPGWAAMGFRARDVAPGSPLAVKLASYEADARYMTREPDTHG
- a CDS encoding serine protein kinase, encoding MEQPKTSFASLIEKDREERTSQEWSGTFLEYLEKVRDNPEITKLAHARIYDMIMSKGVDLVGGADDPRLQRLFGDEPVKTYRFFSDEFFGMERTIQQFVRYFHSAALQGEESRQVLYLMGPVGSGKSSLVERLERGLEEAPPIYAIDGCPIREEPLHLIPRHLRREFEKMLNVRIDGDLCPICRWRLKEEFNGRYEEMPVRTVSISKRARRGIAVVPPVDPNNQDTSVLIGSEDISKLDRFSEGDPRVLDLNGAFDAGNRGIVEFIEVFKNETEYLHAILTATQEKFVPAPGRHGTVYVDECIVAHSNEAEWQKFKSDHTNEAILDRIVMIRVPYNLRLSEEVKIYSKILGKSGYRHHIAPHTLEVAAMFAILSRLAPTPKCDLMTKLRLYNGEEVVEKGRAKKIDVDELRDEAISEGMSGISTRFIVKAVDNALADSPDGITPIHIREALIAMVKGSEMPDDRRKHYLELLQDTIHKAYLEILEKEITRAFVYAYEEQAETLFQNYLDHAEAYINRTKVKDRNTREELQPDEAFLKSIEEQIAIIGTAAEGFRQEVIAYLWAATRRGEKVHYSSYEPLKDAIERKLTNSVRDISRIITKARTRDEDQREKYDQLVKNLLGNGYNSYSADVVLKYAANNLWKD